Proteins encoded by one window of Gopherus evgoodei ecotype Sinaloan lineage unplaced genomic scaffold, rGopEvg1_v1.p scaffold_32_arrow_ctg1, whole genome shotgun sequence:
- the LOC115640892 gene encoding butyrophilin subfamily 2 member A2-like, translating into MWLVLGWRRSVAPIEEVNVTLDPDTAHPQLILSEGGKSVRWGDTRQRLPNNPERFDTALCVLGCEGFTSGRRCWEVEVGAGQYWAVGVARESVRRKGGISRSPEGGIWAVERWWGQFRALSSPVTLLPLSRVPSRIRVCLDCDRGQVTFIGAGDEAPIFTFPPGSVPGGRIRPWFWVGGSQLSLRHTAEGRSGNQPF; encoded by the exons ATGTGGCTGGTTTTAGGGTGGAGAAGATCTGTGGCACCTATAGAAGAAG TGaatgtgactctggatccagatACGGCTCATCCCCAACTCATCCTGTCTGAGGGTGGGAAAAGTGTGAGATGGGGAGACACACGGCAGCGACTGCCCAACAACCCTGAGAGATTTGACACTGCGCTgtgtgtgctgggctgtgagggattcACCTCGGGGAGACGttgctgggaggtggaggtgggggccgggcaatactgggctgtgggggtggccagagagtctgtgaggaggaagggagggatcaGCCGTAGCCCTgagggggggatctgggctgtggAGCGGTGGTGGGGTCAGTTCCgggctctcagctcccctgtGACCCTCCTGCCCCTGAGCCGGGTCCCCAGCAGGATCCGGGTTTGTCTGGACTGTGACCGGGGGCAGGTGACATTTATCGGTGCTGGTGACGAGGCCCCGATCTTCACTTTCCCGCCGGGCTCCGTCCCTGGGGGGAGAATCAGACCCTGGTTCTGGGTGGGGGGATCCCAGCTCAGCCTGAGACACACAGCAGAGGGGAGATCGGGAAATCAGCCTTTCTAG